One Triplophysa dalaica isolate WHDGS20190420 chromosome 1, ASM1584641v1, whole genome shotgun sequence DNA segment encodes these proteins:
- the celf1 gene encoding CUGBP Elav-like family member 1 isoform X3, whose product MDSIDAEALYLTTAQHGQPQCELSLPAVEVSALGGTKMNGSLDHPDQPDIDAIKMFVGQVPRMWSEDQLRELFEPYGAVYEINILRDRSQNPPQSKGCCFVTYYSRKSALEAQNALHNMKILPGMHHPIQMKPADSEKNNAIEDRKLFIGMVSKKCNENDIRLMFSPYGQIEECRILRGPDGLSRGCAFITFTARQMAQSAIKSMHQAQTMEGCSSPVVVKFADTQKDKEQKRIAQQLQQQMQQLNAASMWGNLTGLNSLGPQYLALYLQLLQQSASSGNALNNLHPMSGLNAMQNLAALAAAASATQGNPTGSSALTTSSSPLSVLTSSGTPSGQHGQSAWDAFKAGSSPTSSTSSSVNTMASLGALQSFAAGAGAGLNMSSLASMAALNGGLGSGGLSNGSGSTMEALTQAAYSGIQQYAAAALPSLYNQSLLSQQNVSAAGSQKEGPEGANLFIYHLPQEFGDQDLLQMFMPFGNVISAKVFIDKQTNLSKCFGFVSYDNPVSSQAAIQSMNGFQIGMKRLKVQLKRSKNDSKPY is encoded by the exons ATGGATAGCATCGACGCTGAAGCCCTCTACCTGACCACAGCGCAGCACGGGCAACCTCAATGCGAGCTTTCCCTTCCTGCTGTGGAAGTATCTGCCCTTGGCGG AACCAAGATGAACGGGTCCCTGGACCACCCGGACCAGCCCGACATTGATGCTATCAAAATGTTTGTGGGTCAGGTCCCTCGGATGTGGTCGGAGGATCAGCTGCGCGAGTTGTTTGAGCCCTACGGTGCAGTGTATGAAATCAATATTCTTCGAGACAGGAGTCAAAACCCGCCACAAAGTAAAG GTTGTTGTTTTGTCACATATTACTCCCGTAAATCTGCATTAGAAGCACAAAATGCCCTTCACAACATGAAGATTCTTCCAGGG ATGCATCATCCTATTCAGATGAAACCTGCAGACAGTGAGAAAAACAATG CTATAGAAGACAGAAAGCTGTTTATTGGAATGGTTTCAAAGAAATGCAACGAGAACGACATCAGGCTCATGTTTTCTCCTTATGGTCAAATTGAGGAGTGCCGCATACTCCGAGGCCCTGATGGACTGAGCCGTG GCTGTGCCTTCATCACATTCACTGCGAGACAGATGGCGCAGTCTGCCATCAAATCCATGCACCAGGCACAGACCATGGAG GGCTGCTCTTCTCCTGTTGTTGTGAAGTTTGCCGACACACAGAAGGATAAAGAACAGAAACGCATCGCTCAGCAGCTGCAGCAACAGATGCAACAGCTCAACGCTGCCTCCATGTGGGGAAACCTCACAGGACTGAACTCACTGGGTCCACAGTACCTTGCA CTTTATTTGCAGCTTCTTCAACAGTCTGCATCCTCTGGAAATGCGCTCAACAATCTCCATCCAATGTCAG GTTTGAATGCCATGCAGAATCTGGCTGCATTAGCAGCAGCTGCGAGCGCTACACAGGGGAACCCCACAGGTAGCAGCGCTCTGACCACCTCTAGCTCTCCCCTCAGCGTCCTCACCAGCTCAGGTACGCCTTCTGGACAGCACGGTCAATCTGCCTGGGACGCCTTCAAGG CTGGTTCCTCTCCCACCTCCAGTACTAGCTCTTCTGTGAACACCATGGCGTCTTTAGGTGCTCTTCAGTCTTTTGCTGCTGGTGCTGGAGCGGGTCTCAACATGAGCTCACTAGCAA GTATGGCTGCTCTGAATGGTGGTCTGGGCAGTGGGGGTCTCTCGAACGGCTCTGGTAGTACTATGGAGGCTTTGACTCAGGCAGCCTATTCTGGGATCCAGCAGTACGCAGCTGCCGCTCTGCCCAGCCTCTACAACCAGAGTTTACTGTCCCAGCAGAACGTCAGTGCAGCCGGAAGCCAGAAGGAAG GCCCCGAAGGAGCAAATTTGTTCATCTACCACCTGCCACAAGAATTTGGTGATCAGGATTTATTGCAGATGTTTATGCCTTTCGGCAATGTTATCTCAGCCAAGGTCTTCATTGACAAACAGACCAATCTTAGCAAGTGTTTCG gcTTTGTAAGTTATGACAATCCAGTTTCATCCCAGGCGGCCATTCAGTCAATGAATGGTTTTCAGATTGGAATGAAGCGTCTGAAGGTGCAACTTAAACGATCCAAAAATGACAGCAAGCCATACTGA
- the celf1 gene encoding CUGBP Elav-like family member 1 isoform X7, whose amino-acid sequence MDSIDAEALYLTTAQHGQPQCELSLPAVEVSALGGTKMNGSLDHPDQPDIDAIKMFVGQVPRMWSEDQLRELFEPYGAVYEINILRDRSQNPPQSKGCCFVTYYSRKSALEAQNALHNMKILPGMHHPIQMKPADSEKNNAIEDRKLFIGMVSKKCNENDIRLMFSPYGQIEECRILRGPDGLSRGCAFITFTARQMAQSAIKSMHQAQTMEGCSSPVVVKFADTQKDKEQKRIAQQLQQQMQQLNAASMWGNLTGLNSLGPQYLALYLQLLQQSASSGNALNNLHPMSGLNAMQNLAALAAAASATQGNPTGSSALTTSSSPLSVLTSSAGSSPTSSTSSSVNTMASLGALQSFAAGAGAGLNMSSLASMAALNGGLGSGGLSNGSGSTMEALTQAAYSGIQQYAAAALPSLYNQSLLSQQNVSAAGSQKEGPEGANLFIYHLPQEFGDQDLLQMFMPFGNVISAKVFIDKQTNLSKCFGFVSYDNPVSSQAAIQSMNGFQIGMKRLKVQLKRSKNDSKPY is encoded by the exons ATGGATAGCATCGACGCTGAAGCCCTCTACCTGACCACAGCGCAGCACGGGCAACCTCAATGCGAGCTTTCCCTTCCTGCTGTGGAAGTATCTGCCCTTGGCGG AACCAAGATGAACGGGTCCCTGGACCACCCGGACCAGCCCGACATTGATGCTATCAAAATGTTTGTGGGTCAGGTCCCTCGGATGTGGTCGGAGGATCAGCTGCGCGAGTTGTTTGAGCCCTACGGTGCAGTGTATGAAATCAATATTCTTCGAGACAGGAGTCAAAACCCGCCACAAAGTAAAG GTTGTTGTTTTGTCACATATTACTCCCGTAAATCTGCATTAGAAGCACAAAATGCCCTTCACAACATGAAGATTCTTCCAGGG ATGCATCATCCTATTCAGATGAAACCTGCAGACAGTGAGAAAAACAATG CTATAGAAGACAGAAAGCTGTTTATTGGAATGGTTTCAAAGAAATGCAACGAGAACGACATCAGGCTCATGTTTTCTCCTTATGGTCAAATTGAGGAGTGCCGCATACTCCGAGGCCCTGATGGACTGAGCCGTG GCTGTGCCTTCATCACATTCACTGCGAGACAGATGGCGCAGTCTGCCATCAAATCCATGCACCAGGCACAGACCATGGAG GGCTGCTCTTCTCCTGTTGTTGTGAAGTTTGCCGACACACAGAAGGATAAAGAACAGAAACGCATCGCTCAGCAGCTGCAGCAACAGATGCAACAGCTCAACGCTGCCTCCATGTGGGGAAACCTCACAGGACTGAACTCACTGGGTCCACAGTACCTTGCA CTTTATTTGCAGCTTCTTCAACAGTCTGCATCCTCTGGAAATGCGCTCAACAATCTCCATCCAATGTCAG GTTTGAATGCCATGCAGAATCTGGCTGCATTAGCAGCAGCTGCGAGCGCTACACAGGGGAACCCCACAGGTAGCAGCGCTCTGACCACCTCTAGCTCTCCCCTCAGCGTCCTCACCAGCTCAG CTGGTTCCTCTCCCACCTCCAGTACTAGCTCTTCTGTGAACACCATGGCGTCTTTAGGTGCTCTTCAGTCTTTTGCTGCTGGTGCTGGAGCGGGTCTCAACATGAGCTCACTAGCAA GTATGGCTGCTCTGAATGGTGGTCTGGGCAGTGGGGGTCTCTCGAACGGCTCTGGTAGTACTATGGAGGCTTTGACTCAGGCAGCCTATTCTGGGATCCAGCAGTACGCAGCTGCCGCTCTGCCCAGCCTCTACAACCAGAGTTTACTGTCCCAGCAGAACGTCAGTGCAGCCGGAAGCCAGAAGGAAG GCCCCGAAGGAGCAAATTTGTTCATCTACCACCTGCCACAAGAATTTGGTGATCAGGATTTATTGCAGATGTTTATGCCTTTCGGCAATGTTATCTCAGCCAAGGTCTTCATTGACAAACAGACCAATCTTAGCAAGTGTTTCG gcTTTGTAAGTTATGACAATCCAGTTTCATCCCAGGCGGCCATTCAGTCAATGAATGGTTTTCAGATTGGAATGAAGCGTCTGAAGGTGCAACTTAAACGATCCAAAAATGACAGCAAGCCATACTGA
- the celf1 gene encoding CUGBP Elav-like family member 1 isoform X8: MDSIDAEALYLTTAQHGQPQCELSLPAVEVSALGGTKMNGSLDHPDQPDIDAIKMFVGQVPRMWSEDQLRELFEPYGAVYEINILRDRSQNPPQSKGCCFVTYYSRKSALEAQNALHNMKILPGMHHPIQMKPADSEKNNAIEDRKLFIGMVSKKCNENDIRLMFSPYGQIEECRILRGPDGLSRGCAFITFTARQMAQSAIKSMHQAQTMEGCSSPVVVKFADTQKDKEQKRIAQQLQQQMQQLNAASMWGNLTGLNSLGPQYLALLQQSASSGNALNNLHPMSGLNAMQNLAALAAAASATQGNPTGSSALTTSSSPLSVLTSSAGSSPTSSTSSSVNTMASLGALQSFAAGAGAGLNMSSLASMAALNGGLGSGGLSNGSGSTMEALTQAAYSGIQQYAAAALPSLYNQSLLSQQNVSAAGSQKEGPEGANLFIYHLPQEFGDQDLLQMFMPFGNVISAKVFIDKQTNLSKCFGFVSYDNPVSSQAAIQSMNGFQIGMKRLKVQLKRSKNDSKPY, from the exons ATGGATAGCATCGACGCTGAAGCCCTCTACCTGACCACAGCGCAGCACGGGCAACCTCAATGCGAGCTTTCCCTTCCTGCTGTGGAAGTATCTGCCCTTGGCGG AACCAAGATGAACGGGTCCCTGGACCACCCGGACCAGCCCGACATTGATGCTATCAAAATGTTTGTGGGTCAGGTCCCTCGGATGTGGTCGGAGGATCAGCTGCGCGAGTTGTTTGAGCCCTACGGTGCAGTGTATGAAATCAATATTCTTCGAGACAGGAGTCAAAACCCGCCACAAAGTAAAG GTTGTTGTTTTGTCACATATTACTCCCGTAAATCTGCATTAGAAGCACAAAATGCCCTTCACAACATGAAGATTCTTCCAGGG ATGCATCATCCTATTCAGATGAAACCTGCAGACAGTGAGAAAAACAATG CTATAGAAGACAGAAAGCTGTTTATTGGAATGGTTTCAAAGAAATGCAACGAGAACGACATCAGGCTCATGTTTTCTCCTTATGGTCAAATTGAGGAGTGCCGCATACTCCGAGGCCCTGATGGACTGAGCCGTG GCTGTGCCTTCATCACATTCACTGCGAGACAGATGGCGCAGTCTGCCATCAAATCCATGCACCAGGCACAGACCATGGAG GGCTGCTCTTCTCCTGTTGTTGTGAAGTTTGCCGACACACAGAAGGATAAAGAACAGAAACGCATCGCTCAGCAGCTGCAGCAACAGATGCAACAGCTCAACGCTGCCTCCATGTGGGGAAACCTCACAGGACTGAACTCACTGGGTCCACAGTACCTTGCA CTTCTTCAACAGTCTGCATCCTCTGGAAATGCGCTCAACAATCTCCATCCAATGTCAG GTTTGAATGCCATGCAGAATCTGGCTGCATTAGCAGCAGCTGCGAGCGCTACACAGGGGAACCCCACAGGTAGCAGCGCTCTGACCACCTCTAGCTCTCCCCTCAGCGTCCTCACCAGCTCAG CTGGTTCCTCTCCCACCTCCAGTACTAGCTCTTCTGTGAACACCATGGCGTCTTTAGGTGCTCTTCAGTCTTTTGCTGCTGGTGCTGGAGCGGGTCTCAACATGAGCTCACTAGCAA GTATGGCTGCTCTGAATGGTGGTCTGGGCAGTGGGGGTCTCTCGAACGGCTCTGGTAGTACTATGGAGGCTTTGACTCAGGCAGCCTATTCTGGGATCCAGCAGTACGCAGCTGCCGCTCTGCCCAGCCTCTACAACCAGAGTTTACTGTCCCAGCAGAACGTCAGTGCAGCCGGAAGCCAGAAGGAAG GCCCCGAAGGAGCAAATTTGTTCATCTACCACCTGCCACAAGAATTTGGTGATCAGGATTTATTGCAGATGTTTATGCCTTTCGGCAATGTTATCTCAGCCAAGGTCTTCATTGACAAACAGACCAATCTTAGCAAGTGTTTCG gcTTTGTAAGTTATGACAATCCAGTTTCATCCCAGGCGGCCATTCAGTCAATGAATGGTTTTCAGATTGGAATGAAGCGTCTGAAGGTGCAACTTAAACGATCCAAAAATGACAGCAAGCCATACTGA
- the celf1 gene encoding CUGBP Elav-like family member 1 isoform X1, which produces MDSIDAEALYLTTAQHGQPQCELSLPAVEVSALGGTKMNGSLDHPDQPDIDAIKMFVGQVPRMWSEDQLRELFEPYGAVYEINILRDRSQNPPQSKGCCFVTYYSRKSALEAQNALHNMKILPGMHHPIQMKPADSEKNNAIEDRKLFIGMVSKKCNENDIRLMFSPYGQIEECRILRGPDGLSRGCAFITFTARQMAQSAIKSMHQAQTMEGCSSPVVVKFADTQKDKEQKRIAQQLQQQMQQLNAASMWGNLTGLNSLGPQYLALYLQLLQQSASSGNALNNLHPMSGLNAMQNLAALAAAASATQGNPTGSSALTTSSSPLSVLTSSGTPSGQHGQSAWDAFKAGSSPTSSTSSSVNTMASLGALQSFAAGAGAGLNMSSLASMAALNGGLGSGGLSNGSGSTMEALTQAAYSGIQQYAAAALPSLYNQSLLSQQNVSAAGSQKEASHNQSAGPEGANLFIYHLPQEFGDQDLLQMFMPFGNVISAKVFIDKQTNLSKCFGFVSYDNPVSSQAAIQSMNGFQIGMKRLKVQLKRSKNDSKPY; this is translated from the exons ATGGATAGCATCGACGCTGAAGCCCTCTACCTGACCACAGCGCAGCACGGGCAACCTCAATGCGAGCTTTCCCTTCCTGCTGTGGAAGTATCTGCCCTTGGCGG AACCAAGATGAACGGGTCCCTGGACCACCCGGACCAGCCCGACATTGATGCTATCAAAATGTTTGTGGGTCAGGTCCCTCGGATGTGGTCGGAGGATCAGCTGCGCGAGTTGTTTGAGCCCTACGGTGCAGTGTATGAAATCAATATTCTTCGAGACAGGAGTCAAAACCCGCCACAAAGTAAAG GTTGTTGTTTTGTCACATATTACTCCCGTAAATCTGCATTAGAAGCACAAAATGCCCTTCACAACATGAAGATTCTTCCAGGG ATGCATCATCCTATTCAGATGAAACCTGCAGACAGTGAGAAAAACAATG CTATAGAAGACAGAAAGCTGTTTATTGGAATGGTTTCAAAGAAATGCAACGAGAACGACATCAGGCTCATGTTTTCTCCTTATGGTCAAATTGAGGAGTGCCGCATACTCCGAGGCCCTGATGGACTGAGCCGTG GCTGTGCCTTCATCACATTCACTGCGAGACAGATGGCGCAGTCTGCCATCAAATCCATGCACCAGGCACAGACCATGGAG GGCTGCTCTTCTCCTGTTGTTGTGAAGTTTGCCGACACACAGAAGGATAAAGAACAGAAACGCATCGCTCAGCAGCTGCAGCAACAGATGCAACAGCTCAACGCTGCCTCCATGTGGGGAAACCTCACAGGACTGAACTCACTGGGTCCACAGTACCTTGCA CTTTATTTGCAGCTTCTTCAACAGTCTGCATCCTCTGGAAATGCGCTCAACAATCTCCATCCAATGTCAG GTTTGAATGCCATGCAGAATCTGGCTGCATTAGCAGCAGCTGCGAGCGCTACACAGGGGAACCCCACAGGTAGCAGCGCTCTGACCACCTCTAGCTCTCCCCTCAGCGTCCTCACCAGCTCAGGTACGCCTTCTGGACAGCACGGTCAATCTGCCTGGGACGCCTTCAAGG CTGGTTCCTCTCCCACCTCCAGTACTAGCTCTTCTGTGAACACCATGGCGTCTTTAGGTGCTCTTCAGTCTTTTGCTGCTGGTGCTGGAGCGGGTCTCAACATGAGCTCACTAGCAA GTATGGCTGCTCTGAATGGTGGTCTGGGCAGTGGGGGTCTCTCGAACGGCTCTGGTAGTACTATGGAGGCTTTGACTCAGGCAGCCTATTCTGGGATCCAGCAGTACGCAGCTGCCGCTCTGCCCAGCCTCTACAACCAGAGTTTACTGTCCCAGCAGAACGTCAGTGCAGCCGGAAGCCAGAAGGAAG CCAGTCACAATCAGAGCGCGG GCCCCGAAGGAGCAAATTTGTTCATCTACCACCTGCCACAAGAATTTGGTGATCAGGATTTATTGCAGATGTTTATGCCTTTCGGCAATGTTATCTCAGCCAAGGTCTTCATTGACAAACAGACCAATCTTAGCAAGTGTTTCG gcTTTGTAAGTTATGACAATCCAGTTTCATCCCAGGCGGCCATTCAGTCAATGAATGGTTTTCAGATTGGAATGAAGCGTCTGAAGGTGCAACTTAAACGATCCAAAAATGACAGCAAGCCATACTGA
- the celf1 gene encoding CUGBP Elav-like family member 1 isoform X6 codes for MDSIDAEALYLTTAQHGQPQCELSLPAVEVSALGGTKMNGSLDHPDQPDIDAIKMFVGQVPRMWSEDQLRELFEPYGAVYEINILRDRSQNPPQSKGCCFVTYYSRKSALEAQNALHNMKILPGMHHPIQMKPADSEKNNAIEDRKLFIGMVSKKCNENDIRLMFSPYGQIEECRILRGPDGLSRGCAFITFTARQMAQSAIKSMHQAQTMEGCSSPVVVKFADTQKDKEQKRIAQQLQQQMQQLNAASMWGNLTGLNSLGPQYLALLQQSASSGNALNNLHPMSGLNAMQNLAALAAAASATQGNPTGSSALTTSSSPLSVLTSSAGSSPTSSTSSSVNTMASLGALQSFAAGAGAGLNMSSLASMAALNGGLGSGGLSNGSGSTMEALTQAAYSGIQQYAAAALPSLYNQSLLSQQNVSAAGSQKEASHNQSAGPEGANLFIYHLPQEFGDQDLLQMFMPFGNVISAKVFIDKQTNLSKCFGFVSYDNPVSSQAAIQSMNGFQIGMKRLKVQLKRSKNDSKPY; via the exons ATGGATAGCATCGACGCTGAAGCCCTCTACCTGACCACAGCGCAGCACGGGCAACCTCAATGCGAGCTTTCCCTTCCTGCTGTGGAAGTATCTGCCCTTGGCGG AACCAAGATGAACGGGTCCCTGGACCACCCGGACCAGCCCGACATTGATGCTATCAAAATGTTTGTGGGTCAGGTCCCTCGGATGTGGTCGGAGGATCAGCTGCGCGAGTTGTTTGAGCCCTACGGTGCAGTGTATGAAATCAATATTCTTCGAGACAGGAGTCAAAACCCGCCACAAAGTAAAG GTTGTTGTTTTGTCACATATTACTCCCGTAAATCTGCATTAGAAGCACAAAATGCCCTTCACAACATGAAGATTCTTCCAGGG ATGCATCATCCTATTCAGATGAAACCTGCAGACAGTGAGAAAAACAATG CTATAGAAGACAGAAAGCTGTTTATTGGAATGGTTTCAAAGAAATGCAACGAGAACGACATCAGGCTCATGTTTTCTCCTTATGGTCAAATTGAGGAGTGCCGCATACTCCGAGGCCCTGATGGACTGAGCCGTG GCTGTGCCTTCATCACATTCACTGCGAGACAGATGGCGCAGTCTGCCATCAAATCCATGCACCAGGCACAGACCATGGAG GGCTGCTCTTCTCCTGTTGTTGTGAAGTTTGCCGACACACAGAAGGATAAAGAACAGAAACGCATCGCTCAGCAGCTGCAGCAACAGATGCAACAGCTCAACGCTGCCTCCATGTGGGGAAACCTCACAGGACTGAACTCACTGGGTCCACAGTACCTTGCA CTTCTTCAACAGTCTGCATCCTCTGGAAATGCGCTCAACAATCTCCATCCAATGTCAG GTTTGAATGCCATGCAGAATCTGGCTGCATTAGCAGCAGCTGCGAGCGCTACACAGGGGAACCCCACAGGTAGCAGCGCTCTGACCACCTCTAGCTCTCCCCTCAGCGTCCTCACCAGCTCAG CTGGTTCCTCTCCCACCTCCAGTACTAGCTCTTCTGTGAACACCATGGCGTCTTTAGGTGCTCTTCAGTCTTTTGCTGCTGGTGCTGGAGCGGGTCTCAACATGAGCTCACTAGCAA GTATGGCTGCTCTGAATGGTGGTCTGGGCAGTGGGGGTCTCTCGAACGGCTCTGGTAGTACTATGGAGGCTTTGACTCAGGCAGCCTATTCTGGGATCCAGCAGTACGCAGCTGCCGCTCTGCCCAGCCTCTACAACCAGAGTTTACTGTCCCAGCAGAACGTCAGTGCAGCCGGAAGCCAGAAGGAAG CCAGTCACAATCAGAGCGCGG GCCCCGAAGGAGCAAATTTGTTCATCTACCACCTGCCACAAGAATTTGGTGATCAGGATTTATTGCAGATGTTTATGCCTTTCGGCAATGTTATCTCAGCCAAGGTCTTCATTGACAAACAGACCAATCTTAGCAAGTGTTTCG gcTTTGTAAGTTATGACAATCCAGTTTCATCCCAGGCGGCCATTCAGTCAATGAATGGTTTTCAGATTGGAATGAAGCGTCTGAAGGTGCAACTTAAACGATCCAAAAATGACAGCAAGCCATACTGA
- the celf1 gene encoding CUGBP Elav-like family member 1 isoform X2, with the protein MDSIDAEALYLTTAQHGQPQCELSLPAVEVSALGGTKMNGSLDHPDQPDIDAIKMFVGQVPRMWSEDQLRELFEPYGAVYEINILRDRSQNPPQSKGCCFVTYYSRKSALEAQNALHNMKILPGMHHPIQMKPADSEKNNAIEDRKLFIGMVSKKCNENDIRLMFSPYGQIEECRILRGPDGLSRGCAFITFTARQMAQSAIKSMHQAQTMEGCSSPVVVKFADTQKDKEQKRIAQQLQQQMQQLNAASMWGNLTGLNSLGPQYLALLQQSASSGNALNNLHPMSGLNAMQNLAALAAAASATQGNPTGSSALTTSSSPLSVLTSSGTPSGQHGQSAWDAFKAGSSPTSSTSSSVNTMASLGALQSFAAGAGAGLNMSSLASMAALNGGLGSGGLSNGSGSTMEALTQAAYSGIQQYAAAALPSLYNQSLLSQQNVSAAGSQKEASHNQSAGPEGANLFIYHLPQEFGDQDLLQMFMPFGNVISAKVFIDKQTNLSKCFGFVSYDNPVSSQAAIQSMNGFQIGMKRLKVQLKRSKNDSKPY; encoded by the exons ATGGATAGCATCGACGCTGAAGCCCTCTACCTGACCACAGCGCAGCACGGGCAACCTCAATGCGAGCTTTCCCTTCCTGCTGTGGAAGTATCTGCCCTTGGCGG AACCAAGATGAACGGGTCCCTGGACCACCCGGACCAGCCCGACATTGATGCTATCAAAATGTTTGTGGGTCAGGTCCCTCGGATGTGGTCGGAGGATCAGCTGCGCGAGTTGTTTGAGCCCTACGGTGCAGTGTATGAAATCAATATTCTTCGAGACAGGAGTCAAAACCCGCCACAAAGTAAAG GTTGTTGTTTTGTCACATATTACTCCCGTAAATCTGCATTAGAAGCACAAAATGCCCTTCACAACATGAAGATTCTTCCAGGG ATGCATCATCCTATTCAGATGAAACCTGCAGACAGTGAGAAAAACAATG CTATAGAAGACAGAAAGCTGTTTATTGGAATGGTTTCAAAGAAATGCAACGAGAACGACATCAGGCTCATGTTTTCTCCTTATGGTCAAATTGAGGAGTGCCGCATACTCCGAGGCCCTGATGGACTGAGCCGTG GCTGTGCCTTCATCACATTCACTGCGAGACAGATGGCGCAGTCTGCCATCAAATCCATGCACCAGGCACAGACCATGGAG GGCTGCTCTTCTCCTGTTGTTGTGAAGTTTGCCGACACACAGAAGGATAAAGAACAGAAACGCATCGCTCAGCAGCTGCAGCAACAGATGCAACAGCTCAACGCTGCCTCCATGTGGGGAAACCTCACAGGACTGAACTCACTGGGTCCACAGTACCTTGCA CTTCTTCAACAGTCTGCATCCTCTGGAAATGCGCTCAACAATCTCCATCCAATGTCAG GTTTGAATGCCATGCAGAATCTGGCTGCATTAGCAGCAGCTGCGAGCGCTACACAGGGGAACCCCACAGGTAGCAGCGCTCTGACCACCTCTAGCTCTCCCCTCAGCGTCCTCACCAGCTCAGGTACGCCTTCTGGACAGCACGGTCAATCTGCCTGGGACGCCTTCAAGG CTGGTTCCTCTCCCACCTCCAGTACTAGCTCTTCTGTGAACACCATGGCGTCTTTAGGTGCTCTTCAGTCTTTTGCTGCTGGTGCTGGAGCGGGTCTCAACATGAGCTCACTAGCAA GTATGGCTGCTCTGAATGGTGGTCTGGGCAGTGGGGGTCTCTCGAACGGCTCTGGTAGTACTATGGAGGCTTTGACTCAGGCAGCCTATTCTGGGATCCAGCAGTACGCAGCTGCCGCTCTGCCCAGCCTCTACAACCAGAGTTTACTGTCCCAGCAGAACGTCAGTGCAGCCGGAAGCCAGAAGGAAG CCAGTCACAATCAGAGCGCGG GCCCCGAAGGAGCAAATTTGTTCATCTACCACCTGCCACAAGAATTTGGTGATCAGGATTTATTGCAGATGTTTATGCCTTTCGGCAATGTTATCTCAGCCAAGGTCTTCATTGACAAACAGACCAATCTTAGCAAGTGTTTCG gcTTTGTAAGTTATGACAATCCAGTTTCATCCCAGGCGGCCATTCAGTCAATGAATGGTTTTCAGATTGGAATGAAGCGTCTGAAGGTGCAACTTAAACGATCCAAAAATGACAGCAAGCCATACTGA